One genomic segment of Apostichopus japonicus isolate 1M-3 chromosome 23, ASM3797524v1, whole genome shotgun sequence includes these proteins:
- the LOC139964601 gene encoding vacuolar protein sorting-associated protein 8 homolog isoform X1 — protein sequence MADEESTEEVSAAISDLALSHALDNDAIDDAEFDIPELQTTATLESILNQDDDGFEPELDTESLYPPGSDSSSETHSIVGDSETPDRTPTRSKKQSIQYAMHGSILRHVTLKSVSSQVSAAADRVDAGKPSALAVGMYVAVGSSHGLILVFDPQQTLKWCLGSTAVGAQYGAVSALCINNDSTRLLAGFAKGQMTMWDLTTGKLLRTMTDAHPPGSAVLHIQFTDDPTIAICSDSGGSVFELNFKRVMGIRSCESRCLFSGSRGEVCTLAPLRTNFLVKDHPLKDMMLLAMATLSKVFVVHLRPRLAVSFTKQLKGPSDTLPLLAWQIVIIQVTQSSRVIDPVLAFGRHDTIYFYQLVYQEGVKVKFAPLQIMKLSYTLLNMQWMNAHTMVTVDTAENLHLLHIRMEEELEVIDLVDIELVYGNSFFKSLATGGNVSEAMALAGERACYQSIETHKGQLLLLGTKSVHVMTIRPWTDRIQLLTKAGNFKGALQLANSFLNGKARAVIGIQGSTVEKKIVVTEQILNLLHKYVDASMNQTCPKSGAVYLLEEHFQEVIPVCVDQCLLLGRLDILFGTIYDEFSADMIAKGVFLECLEPYILNDKLTSIPPHVMKDFVEHYRDKEMVPNVEACIVHMDIASLDIHQVVSLCWAYGLFDAIIYVYNNGMNDYVTPLEELIQLLKAALSTGNQLSDNQIRLGNKILVYVSCCLAGRAYPLGDIPEHLVYEVKEGIWKCLTCLHTKDPMEEEPPYPILRLLLRYNTREFLNVLSLAFAEPEFDLDNTDPNAVQSRQRIVDILLQIMVGSVGFSPAQVGFLFTFLARQMAKYENSIIVDRLLFDQVLEFLSTPSEECGHEEREQAFLELLNTGGLGDADEEKLLQLAEKAKFNRVCEVLYKRRREFDKILLCYLRESTGRPLVFNFIHLVMTESVYSEPEKEAVQKEALNQLEELIHIDANETAQLVLQDFAAPLGEIVRQMEDNPKLQLEFLQGVFEGRESGTMPPQGHPAPQIYELYLELLCRFKKETVLNFVVTSDGYRLEDALQIVRNYKLSDATAYLLEKAGDIHGAFGILQESLLAKIKALMEVAEIGPENYNKNEGSLQLANIQVTMMVVVQLCQRNTGSMDEKQRETLWFSLLDTVMTSQKRLKLVLTEEHFESFKDMSRHVLNSMMGYISLPSILQKIMQDPAYNVGKFGEMKELLLGMLDTYTYEKTLLKTTNNLLAQDLYWSLNALVASSNKALTPRKETCLLCGRRYISNSDPVIVFSCGHTYHTSCLQSAGFSAMIDGHRHWTCYQCNSSKRGNLADQFRSKRILSSSSEGESPPGSHLSQASGGARDSQFKGDSLTPEQESSLENLSKRLEGPSRLGLLSELARNQRDHSAKQGVLKSDSIIHSESFKLRLAPPPITH from the exons ATTGACGATGCTGAATTTGATATTCCTGAATTGCAGACAACTGCCACATTAGAAAGCATTTTGAATCAG GATGATGATGGTTTTGAGCCAGAGTTGGATACAGAAAGTCTCTACCCACCTGGGTCAGATTCTTCATCGGAAACTCACAGTATCGTTGGAGATTCAGAAACTCCAGATAGGACTCCCACAAGAAG CAAAAAGCAAAGCATTCAATATGCTATGCATGGGTCCATCCTTCGTCACGTCACACTAAAGAGCGTGTCATCACAAGTATCTGCTGCAGCA GACCGAGTAGATGCTGGTAAACCCAGTGCACTCGCAGTAGGCATGTACGTTGCTGTTGGATCCTCACACGGTCTCATTCTTGTGTTTG ATCCCCAACAGACGCTCAAGTGGTGCCTGGGTAGCACAGCCGTTGGAGCCCAGTACGGTGCAGTCTCGGCTCTCTGTATTAATAATGATAGCACAAGGCTGTTGGCAGGCTTTGCCAAGGGACAG ATGACAATGTGGGATTTGACCACTGGTAAATTATTGAGGACTATGACAGATGCTCACCCACCAGGGTCAGCTGTACTCCACATCCAG TTCACAGACGATCCAACTATAGCCATTTGTAGTGATTCTGGTGGTTCTGTCTTTGAGCTTAACTTCAA GAGAGTCATGGGGATCAGGAGCTGTGAGTCTAGATGTCTCTTTTCTGGCAG CCGTGGAGAGGTTTGCACTCTGGCACCACTACGGACTAACTTTCTCGTCAAGGATCATCCATTGAAAGATATGATGCTCCTCGCCATGGCAACGCTCTCCAAAGTCTTTGTAGTTCACTTAAGACCGAGGCTCGCTGTTAGCTTTACAAAGCAGCTCAAA GGACCTTCTGATACCCTTCCCCTCCTAGCCTGGCAGATTGTCATCATCCAAGTTACGCAGTCGTCGAGAGTCATCGACCCAGTCCTGGCATTCGGTAGACACGATACCATCTATTTCTATCAG TTGGTTTACCAGGAAGGCGTAAAAGTTAAATTTGCACCCCTTCAAATCATGAAGCTTTCCTACACACTACTAAATATGCAG TGGATGAATGCTCATACGATGGTTACCGTGGATACGGCAGAGAACCTTCATCTCCTGCACATCCGAATGGAAGAAGAACTAGAGGTCATCGATCTGGTCGATATAGAACTAGTCTACGGAAACAGCTTCTTCAAGTCTCTCGCAACTGGTGGAAATGTCAGTGAAGCTATG GCTTTGGCTGGAGAGAGGGCGTGCTACCAATCTATCGAAACCCACAAGGGCCAACTACTGCTATTAGGTACAAAG TCAGTTCATGTGATGACCATAAGGCCTTGGACAGAT CGGATTCAACTTTTGACCAAAGCCGGCAACTTCAAGGGCGCCCTCCAGCTTGCCAACTCCTTCTTGAATGGAAAAGCAAGAGCTGTCATAG GTATACAAGGAAGTACTGTGGAGAAGAAGATTGTTGTAACAGAACAG ATTTTGAACTTATTACATAAATATGTAGATGCCTCCATGAACCAAACCTGTCCCAAAAGTGGAGCTGTATATCTGCTTGAGGAACACTTTCAG GAAGTTATACCGGTTTGCGTAGACCAGTGTCTTCTTCTGGGCAGATT AGACATTTTGTTTGGAACAATTTACGACGAATTCAGTGCAGACATGATAGCTAAGGGGGTATTTTTGGAATGTCTAGAGCCGTACATACTCAACGATAAGCTGACATCAATTCCTCCGCACGTGATGAAAGACTTCGTAGAACATTACAGGGACAAAGAGATGGTTCCCAACGTTGAAGCCTGCATTGTACATATGGATATAGCTAGTCTGGATATTCACCAG GTTGTATCTCTCTGCTGGGCCTACGGCCTGTTTGATGCTATCATCTACGTCTACAACAACGGCATGAACGATTACGTCACACCGTTAGAAGAACTTATTCAGCTCCTGAAAGCGGCACTCAGCACTGGCAATCAGCTCTCCG ATAATCAGATTCGCCTAGGAAATAAAATCTTAGTTTACGTAAG CTGTTGTTTAGCAGGAAGAGCGTACCCTCTGGGAGATATTCCAGAACATTTAGTCTACGAAGTCAAGGAAGGG ATCTGGAAATGTTTGACGTGTTTACACACCAAAGACCCCATGGAAGAGGAACCACCCTACCCTATACTACGACTGTTGTTAAGATACAACACCAGGGAGTTCTTAAACGTCCTGTCTTTGGCTTTCGCAGAACCAGAATTTGATCTTGATAACAC GGATCCAAATGCAGTTCAGTCGAGACAGCGGATAGTGGACATCCTCCTACAGATCATGGTAGGAAGCGTGGGATTCTCA CCAGCACAAGTCGGATTCCTGTTTACATTCCTTGCCAGGCAGATGGCCAAGTATGAAAATTCCATCATTGTAGACAGACTTTTATTTGATCAG GTCCTTGAGTTTCTGTCGACCCCGAGTGAGGAGTGTGGACACGAGGAGAGAGAGCAAGCCTTCTTGGAATTATTAAACACAGGAGGACTAGGAGATGCAGATGAGGAAAAACTCCTTCAACTAGCAGAGAAAGCAAAATT TAATCGAGTATGCGAGGTCCTCTACAAGAGAAGGAGAGAATTTGATAAAATACTTCTGTGCTACCTCAGAGAGTCTACCGGGCGG CCGCTTGTCTTTAACTTCATCCATCTTGTCATGACGGAGAGCGTTTATTCAGAACCAGAAAAAGAGGCAGTCCAGAAAGAAGCTCTTAACCAGTTAGAG GAACTCATTCACATAGATGCAAATGAAACTGCTCAGCTGGTACTTCAGGACTTTGCTGCTCCTCTTGGGGAGATTGTTCGCCAAATGGAG GACAATCCGAAACTACAACTTGAGTTCCTCCAGGGTGTCTTTGAGGGTCGAGAGTCAGGCACCATGCCTCCTCAGGGCCACCCAGCTCCCCAGATCTATGAGCTGTACCTGGAGCTACTCTGCAGATTTAAGAAAGAAacagttttgaattttgttgtGACTTCAGATGGTTACAGACTCGAAGATGCCCTACAG ATCGTGAGGAACTATAAGCTTTCCGATGCAACGGCATATTTATTGGAGAAAGCCGGAGACATTCACGGCGCGTTTGGAATCCTACAGGAGAGTCTACTTGCCAAGATCAAAGCTTTGATGGAAGTCGCAGAGATCGGCCCCGAAAACTACAACAAAAACG AAGGAAGTCTTCAATTGGCTAACATTCAAGTAACCATGATGGTGGTAGTTCAGTTGTGTCAACGAAATACGGGCAGCATGGATGAGAAACAGAGAGAG ACTTTGTGGTTTTCATTATTGGACACAGTCATGACTTCACAGAAGAGATTGAAACTTGTCCTCACTGAAGAACATTTTGAGT CTTTCAAGGATATGAGTCGACATGTGCTGAACAGCATGATGGGATACATCTCACTGCCCTCTATCTTACAAAAAATCATGCAG GATCCAGCTTACAATGTTGGCAAATTTGGAGAAATGAAGGAATTACTGTTGGGCATGTTGGATACGTACACATATGAAAAG ACACTTTTGAAAACTACCAACAACCTTTTAGCTCAGGATTTGTACTGGTCTCTCAACGCTCTGGTGGCATCCTCTAATAAGGCTCTCACGCCTCGCAAGGAGACTTGCCTTCTCTGTGGCAGAAGATACATATCCAACTCGGATCCCGTTATCGTCTTCAG TTGTGGCCACACCTACCATACATCATGCCTCCAATCAGCAGGTTTCTCTGCAATGATTGATGGTCACCGACATTGGACCTGCTACCAGTGCAATAGTTCAAAGAGGGGGAATCTAGCCGATCAGTTTAGGTCAAAACGGATACTGAGCTCCTCGAGTGAAGGGGAAAGTCCACCTGGGAGTCACCTAAGTCAAGCTTCTGGAGGTGCAAGAGACAGCCAGTTTAAG ggAGATTCATTAACACCAGAGCAGGAATCTTCTCTTGAGAATTTAAGTAAAAGATTAGAAGGGCCCTCAAGG TTGGGACTGTTATCCGAACTCGCCCGAAACCAACGCGATCACTCTGCAAAACAGGGCGTCCTCAAGTCGGATAGCATCATTCACTCGGAAAGCTTTAAATTGAGATTAGCGCCACCGCCCATCACTCACTGA
- the LOC139964601 gene encoding vacuolar protein sorting-associated protein 8 homolog isoform X2, producing the protein MADEESTEEVSAAISDLALSHALDNDAIDDAEFDIPELQTTATLESILNQDDDGFEPELDTESLYPPGSDSSSETHSIVGDSETPDRTPTRSKKQSIQYAMHGSILRHVTLKSVSSQVSAAADRVDAGKPSALAVGMYVAVGSSHGLILVFDPQQTLKWCLGSTAVGAQYGAVSALCINNDSTRLLAGFAKGQMTMWDLTTGKLLRTMTDAHPPGSAVLHIQFTDDPTIAICSDSGGSVFELNFKRVMGIRSCESRCLFSGSRGEVCTLAPLRTNFLVKDHPLKDMMLLAMATLSKVFVVHLRPRLAVSFTKQLKGPSDTLPLLAWQIVIIQVTQSSRVIDPVLAFGRHDTIYFYQLVYQEGVKVKFAPLQIMKLSYTLLNMQWMNAHTMVTVDTAENLHLLHIRMEEELEVIDLVDIELVYGNSFFKSLATGGNVSEAMALAGERACYQSIETHKGQLLLLGTKSVHVMTIRPWTDRIQLLTKAGNFKGALQLANSFLNGKARAVIGIQGSTVEKKIVVTEQILNLLHKYVDASMNQTCPKSGAVYLLEEHFQEVIPVCVDQCLLLGRLDILFGTIYDEFSADMIAKGVFLECLEPYILNDKLTSIPPHVMKDFVEHYRDKEMVPNVEACIVHMDIASLDIHQVVSLCWAYGLFDAIIYVYNNGMNDYVTPLEELIQLLKAALSTGNQLSDNQIRLGNKILVYVSCCLAGRAYPLGDIPEHLVYEVKEGIWKCLTCLHTKDPMEEEPPYPILRLLLRYNTREFLNVLSLAFAEPEFDLDNTDPNAVQSRQRIVDILLQIMVGSVGFSPAQVGFLFTFLARQMAKYENSIIVDRLLFDQVLEFLSTPSEECGHEEREQAFLELLNTGGLGDADEEKLLQLAEKAKFNRVCEVLYKRRREFDKILLCYLRESTGRPLVFNFIHLVMTESVYSEPEKEAVQKEALNQLEELIHIDANETAQLVLQDFAAPLGEIVRQMEDNPKLQLEFLQGVFEGRESGTMPPQGHPAPQIYELYLELLCRFKKETVLNFVVTSDGYRLEDALQIVRNYKLSDATAYLLEKAGDIHGAFGILQESLLAKIKALMEVAEIGPENYNKNEGSLQLANIQVTMMVVVQLCQRNTGSMDEKQRETLWFSLLDTVMTSQKRLKLVLTEEHFESFKDMSRHVLNSMMGYISLPSILQKIMQDPAYNVGKFGEMKELLLGMLDTYTYEKTLLKTTNNLLAQDLYWSLNALVASSNKALTPRKETCLLCGRRYISNSDPVIVFSCGHTYHTSCLQSAGFTAVTLLLICYLLHFK; encoded by the exons ATTGACGATGCTGAATTTGATATTCCTGAATTGCAGACAACTGCCACATTAGAAAGCATTTTGAATCAG GATGATGATGGTTTTGAGCCAGAGTTGGATACAGAAAGTCTCTACCCACCTGGGTCAGATTCTTCATCGGAAACTCACAGTATCGTTGGAGATTCAGAAACTCCAGATAGGACTCCCACAAGAAG CAAAAAGCAAAGCATTCAATATGCTATGCATGGGTCCATCCTTCGTCACGTCACACTAAAGAGCGTGTCATCACAAGTATCTGCTGCAGCA GACCGAGTAGATGCTGGTAAACCCAGTGCACTCGCAGTAGGCATGTACGTTGCTGTTGGATCCTCACACGGTCTCATTCTTGTGTTTG ATCCCCAACAGACGCTCAAGTGGTGCCTGGGTAGCACAGCCGTTGGAGCCCAGTACGGTGCAGTCTCGGCTCTCTGTATTAATAATGATAGCACAAGGCTGTTGGCAGGCTTTGCCAAGGGACAG ATGACAATGTGGGATTTGACCACTGGTAAATTATTGAGGACTATGACAGATGCTCACCCACCAGGGTCAGCTGTACTCCACATCCAG TTCACAGACGATCCAACTATAGCCATTTGTAGTGATTCTGGTGGTTCTGTCTTTGAGCTTAACTTCAA GAGAGTCATGGGGATCAGGAGCTGTGAGTCTAGATGTCTCTTTTCTGGCAG CCGTGGAGAGGTTTGCACTCTGGCACCACTACGGACTAACTTTCTCGTCAAGGATCATCCATTGAAAGATATGATGCTCCTCGCCATGGCAACGCTCTCCAAAGTCTTTGTAGTTCACTTAAGACCGAGGCTCGCTGTTAGCTTTACAAAGCAGCTCAAA GGACCTTCTGATACCCTTCCCCTCCTAGCCTGGCAGATTGTCATCATCCAAGTTACGCAGTCGTCGAGAGTCATCGACCCAGTCCTGGCATTCGGTAGACACGATACCATCTATTTCTATCAG TTGGTTTACCAGGAAGGCGTAAAAGTTAAATTTGCACCCCTTCAAATCATGAAGCTTTCCTACACACTACTAAATATGCAG TGGATGAATGCTCATACGATGGTTACCGTGGATACGGCAGAGAACCTTCATCTCCTGCACATCCGAATGGAAGAAGAACTAGAGGTCATCGATCTGGTCGATATAGAACTAGTCTACGGAAACAGCTTCTTCAAGTCTCTCGCAACTGGTGGAAATGTCAGTGAAGCTATG GCTTTGGCTGGAGAGAGGGCGTGCTACCAATCTATCGAAACCCACAAGGGCCAACTACTGCTATTAGGTACAAAG TCAGTTCATGTGATGACCATAAGGCCTTGGACAGAT CGGATTCAACTTTTGACCAAAGCCGGCAACTTCAAGGGCGCCCTCCAGCTTGCCAACTCCTTCTTGAATGGAAAAGCAAGAGCTGTCATAG GTATACAAGGAAGTACTGTGGAGAAGAAGATTGTTGTAACAGAACAG ATTTTGAACTTATTACATAAATATGTAGATGCCTCCATGAACCAAACCTGTCCCAAAAGTGGAGCTGTATATCTGCTTGAGGAACACTTTCAG GAAGTTATACCGGTTTGCGTAGACCAGTGTCTTCTTCTGGGCAGATT AGACATTTTGTTTGGAACAATTTACGACGAATTCAGTGCAGACATGATAGCTAAGGGGGTATTTTTGGAATGTCTAGAGCCGTACATACTCAACGATAAGCTGACATCAATTCCTCCGCACGTGATGAAAGACTTCGTAGAACATTACAGGGACAAAGAGATGGTTCCCAACGTTGAAGCCTGCATTGTACATATGGATATAGCTAGTCTGGATATTCACCAG GTTGTATCTCTCTGCTGGGCCTACGGCCTGTTTGATGCTATCATCTACGTCTACAACAACGGCATGAACGATTACGTCACACCGTTAGAAGAACTTATTCAGCTCCTGAAAGCGGCACTCAGCACTGGCAATCAGCTCTCCG ATAATCAGATTCGCCTAGGAAATAAAATCTTAGTTTACGTAAG CTGTTGTTTAGCAGGAAGAGCGTACCCTCTGGGAGATATTCCAGAACATTTAGTCTACGAAGTCAAGGAAGGG ATCTGGAAATGTTTGACGTGTTTACACACCAAAGACCCCATGGAAGAGGAACCACCCTACCCTATACTACGACTGTTGTTAAGATACAACACCAGGGAGTTCTTAAACGTCCTGTCTTTGGCTTTCGCAGAACCAGAATTTGATCTTGATAACAC GGATCCAAATGCAGTTCAGTCGAGACAGCGGATAGTGGACATCCTCCTACAGATCATGGTAGGAAGCGTGGGATTCTCA CCAGCACAAGTCGGATTCCTGTTTACATTCCTTGCCAGGCAGATGGCCAAGTATGAAAATTCCATCATTGTAGACAGACTTTTATTTGATCAG GTCCTTGAGTTTCTGTCGACCCCGAGTGAGGAGTGTGGACACGAGGAGAGAGAGCAAGCCTTCTTGGAATTATTAAACACAGGAGGACTAGGAGATGCAGATGAGGAAAAACTCCTTCAACTAGCAGAGAAAGCAAAATT TAATCGAGTATGCGAGGTCCTCTACAAGAGAAGGAGAGAATTTGATAAAATACTTCTGTGCTACCTCAGAGAGTCTACCGGGCGG CCGCTTGTCTTTAACTTCATCCATCTTGTCATGACGGAGAGCGTTTATTCAGAACCAGAAAAAGAGGCAGTCCAGAAAGAAGCTCTTAACCAGTTAGAG GAACTCATTCACATAGATGCAAATGAAACTGCTCAGCTGGTACTTCAGGACTTTGCTGCTCCTCTTGGGGAGATTGTTCGCCAAATGGAG GACAATCCGAAACTACAACTTGAGTTCCTCCAGGGTGTCTTTGAGGGTCGAGAGTCAGGCACCATGCCTCCTCAGGGCCACCCAGCTCCCCAGATCTATGAGCTGTACCTGGAGCTACTCTGCAGATTTAAGAAAGAAacagttttgaattttgttgtGACTTCAGATGGTTACAGACTCGAAGATGCCCTACAG ATCGTGAGGAACTATAAGCTTTCCGATGCAACGGCATATTTATTGGAGAAAGCCGGAGACATTCACGGCGCGTTTGGAATCCTACAGGAGAGTCTACTTGCCAAGATCAAAGCTTTGATGGAAGTCGCAGAGATCGGCCCCGAAAACTACAACAAAAACG AAGGAAGTCTTCAATTGGCTAACATTCAAGTAACCATGATGGTGGTAGTTCAGTTGTGTCAACGAAATACGGGCAGCATGGATGAGAAACAGAGAGAG ACTTTGTGGTTTTCATTATTGGACACAGTCATGACTTCACAGAAGAGATTGAAACTTGTCCTCACTGAAGAACATTTTGAGT CTTTCAAGGATATGAGTCGACATGTGCTGAACAGCATGATGGGATACATCTCACTGCCCTCTATCTTACAAAAAATCATGCAG GATCCAGCTTACAATGTTGGCAAATTTGGAGAAATGAAGGAATTACTGTTGGGCATGTTGGATACGTACACATATGAAAAG ACACTTTTGAAAACTACCAACAACCTTTTAGCTCAGGATTTGTACTGGTCTCTCAACGCTCTGGTGGCATCCTCTAATAAGGCTCTCACGCCTCGCAAGGAGACTTGCCTTCTCTGTGGCAGAAGATACATATCCAACTCGGATCCCGTTATCGTCTTCAG TTGTGGCCACACCTACCATACATCATGCCTCCAATCAGCAGGCTTCACTGCAGTGACATTGTtactgatttgctatctgttgcaTTTTAAATAG